GCGCGAGCGCTTCGGCGGCGGTGGCTGTCGCGGGGAGCACTTGCACCGCGAACCCATGCTGCCGCAACCGCCGCAGGATATTATATTTCATCCCAAAATCGAACGCGACGATCGGAATATCCGCCGGCGGCAAAGGCTTGCGGACATTGCGCGGTTCGGTTTTGGCGGAGCCGCGCGTGAGATCGAAACTCGCGCTCTGCTCGTCCTTTTCATCCCAGCGAAAAGAATTTTTGTGCGTCACTTCCTTGACGTAATCCACGCCTTCCAGCCCTTGCCATGATTTTGCCTTAGCGACGGCATCCGCATCGGAAATATCTTCCGTGGAAATAAAACTCTTCAACGCGCCGCGCACGCGCAATTTTTTCGTGAGCGCGCGCGTGTCCACTCCCTGCAAACCGGGAATGCCGTTCTTCTCCAGATATTCCGCGAGCGAATAATCCGCGCGCCAGTTGCTGACGATCGGCGAAAGTTCGCGAATGACAAATCCCGAGACATGCGGACGCCATGACTCGACGTCCTGGTTATTGACGCCGTAATTGCCGATGAGCGGATAAGTCATCGCCACGATCTGGCCTTTGTAGGAAGGGTCGGTGAGAATCTCCTGATAGCCGGTCATCGAAGTGTTGAAACAGATTTCGCCGCACGCCGAGGTGCGCGCGCCAAAACCTTCGCCACGAAAAACCGAGCCGTCTTCCAATGCCAATATTGCCTTCATCATTTTCAAATGTGCCGCGCGATGCTAGGGCGGCGGCGCGCGCGGTCAAGAATTAAGCTGCTCCACGCGCGCGCACTCACTTATTTTCCCTTGCCCGATTTCGCGCTTTCCAGATTGGCGATGACCGTCTTGATGGGTTCCTCATCATATCCAATATGTTTGTAAAGCACCTTGCCATCGCCATCGAGGAGGACGAGGGTGGGATAACCCTCGATGCCATATTTTTCCTGAAGCGCCTGGTTTGCCGCTTTCAAGTCATCCGACTGCGGCTTGTGGCTCGGAAAATCCACGAGCATCAAAACGAGATTTGTGCTGGCATAACCGTTGAATTCCGTGGTGGACAAAACTTTTTTATGCAGCTCCATGCAAGCCGGGCACCAATCGGAACCGGTGAAGTCCATCAGCACCACTTTTTTCTCCGCCTTGGCCTTCGCGATGGCCTGCGGCAGATTCGTAAGCCAGTCGTCAGCG
The genomic region above belongs to Verrucomicrobiia bacterium and contains:
- a CDS encoding thioredoxin fold domain-containing protein; translated protein: MKKLFLIAAICWLGIQARADDWLTNLPQAIAKAKAEKKVVLMDFTGSDWCPACMELHKKVLSTTEFNGYASTNLVLMLVDFPSHKPQSDDLKAANQALQEKYGIEGYPTLVLLDGDGKVLYKHIGYDEEPIKTVIANLESAKSGKGK
- the carA gene encoding glutamine-hydrolyzing carbamoyl-phosphate synthase small subunit, whose amino-acid sequence is MKAILALEDGSVFRGEGFGARTSACGEICFNTSMTGYQEILTDPSYKGQIVAMTYPLIGNYGVNNQDVESWRPHVSGFVIRELSPIVSNWRADYSLAEYLEKNGIPGLQGVDTRALTKKLRVRGALKSFISTEDISDADAVAKAKSWQGLEGVDYVKEVTHKNSFRWDEKDEQSASFDLTRGSAKTEPRNVRKPLPPADIPIVAFDFGMKYNILRRLRQHGFAVQVLPATATAAEALAHKPAGIFLSNGPGDPAALGYAVQAVSDLVKTGVPIFGICLGHQILGQAFGGKTFKLKFGHRGANQPVKDLESERVEITSQNHGFAVDPKSLPSDVQINRINLNDQTVEGMRHRTKPIFCVQYHPEASPGPHDSTPLFAEFRTMLEKKG